One Erysipelothrix amsterdamensis DNA window includes the following coding sequences:
- a CDS encoding IS3-like element ISErh1 family transposase (programmed frameshift): MGTRTMHSYETKMKVIEMKLAGYSSRFIQTELGIKNVTQVKTWWRWYRNGEHYRFSQPVGKQYTFGKGPEGDTVEETQRLRIKSLEQQIELFKKVFGKRKDVVPEIIIKLVEEYRNTVSIKDILNLFGVPKSTYYRWTKKEQLDSNNYSVNEALVIELCKENKFRYGYRKITALIRKERIINKNTVQKIMQKHQCQCRVKVKRYRKNKNPKIIMPNIINRDFKSLRPLEKLVTDITYIPYGHKMLYLSTIMDLYNGEIIASTLSDRQNLECVVDTLNQLPDIVQPCILHSDQGSVYTSKEYQLRVKNKSITMSMSRKGTPADNAPIESFHASLKCETFELNPELKGSTEIVSQTVINYLKYYNENRIQEKLGYQSPVNYRLTSS, from the exons ATGGGAACACGAACTATGCATAGCTATGAGACAAAGATGAAAGTTATAGAAATGAAATTGGCAGGATACTCAAGCAGGTTTATTCAGACTGAACTTGGAATAAAAAATGTAACACAAGTCAAAACATGGTGGAGATGGTATCGAAATGGTGAACACTATCGATTTTCTCAACCTGTAGGCAAGCAATATACTTTTGGAAAAGGGCCTGAAGGAGACACGGTCGAAGAAACACAAAGACTTAGAATTAAATCTTTGGAGCAACAAATTGAACTAT TTAAAAAAGTATTTGGAAAGAGAAAGGATGTGGTTCCTGAAATAATCATCAAGCTCGTTGAAGAGTATCGCAACACTGTATCAATTAAAGATATCTTGAATCTTTTTGGGGTACCTAAGTCAACGTATTACCGTTGGACTAAAAAAGAGCAACTAGATTCTAATAATTATTCTGTCAATGAAGCATTAGTAATTGAACTTTGTAAAGAAAATAAATTTCGTTATGGATATCGAAAAATAACTGCATTAATTCGAAAAGAAAGAATTATCAATAAGAATACTGTTCAAAAGATAATGCAGAAACACCAATGTCAATGCCGTGTTAAGGTCAAACGGTATCGAAAAAACAAAAATCCGAAGATCATTATGCCCAATATCATTAATCGCGACTTTAAATCACTACGTCCTCTAGAGAAATTGGTGACAGATATCACTTACATCCCTTATGGCCATAAAATGCTCTATTTATCTACGATCATGGATTTATATAATGGTGAGATTATTGCGTCTACATTGAGTGACAGACAAAACCTAGAATGTGTGGTTGATACATTAAATCAACTTCCGGATATCGTTCAGCCATGTATTCTTCATTCTGATCAAGGAAGTGTCTATACATCAAAAGAGTATCAACTTAGAGTAAAAAATAAAAGCATTACCATGAGTATGTCCCGTAAGGGGACACCCGCTGATAATGCTCCTATCGAATCGTTTCATGCCTCTCTAAAGTGTGAAACATTCGAATTAAACCCAGAACTAAAGGGTTCTACTGAAATTGTATCACAAACTGTGATAAACTATTTAAAATATTACAATGAAAATCGAATACAAGAAAAGCTAGGATATCAATCGCCCGTAAATTATCGGTTAACTTCATCCTAA
- a CDS encoding response regulator transcription factor — MKKILFVEDDVEYSDFLKEKLEKVPYDVDCVYSGIDAMESLALNHYDLLLTDLELDVINGLRLVEASRKMSPGTRSIILTGKPSNSTELESLRLHTDLYIEKSKSLKVILQYIANILDREEVPITHIKFLASSIENIMMDLRLRSVYKDNVEHHLTPTEFGLLEYFLSHKSELITREDLLRAVWAEEPTPENIRKVDVHLKNLRTKMNIFSIVTVRGCGYKWNEA, encoded by the coding sequence ATGAAAAAAATATTATTTGTTGAAGATGATGTTGAATATTCTGATTTTCTAAAAGAAAAGCTTGAGAAAGTTCCTTATGATGTGGATTGTGTCTACAGTGGAATTGATGCAATGGAAAGTTTAGCTTTAAATCATTATGATTTATTACTAACTGACCTTGAATTAGATGTGATTAATGGTTTACGTCTTGTTGAGGCATCACGAAAAATGTCGCCAGGTACACGTTCAATTATTTTAACTGGAAAACCAAGCAACAGTACCGAACTCGAATCACTCAGACTTCATACAGATTTATATATTGAAAAATCAAAAAGCTTAAAGGTAATTCTTCAGTATATTGCGAATATTTTAGATCGTGAAGAAGTCCCTATCACACACATCAAGTTTTTAGCATCAAGCATTGAAAATATCATGATGGATTTGCGTCTTAGAAGTGTCTACAAAGACAATGTAGAACATCATTTAACCCCTACTGAATTCGGTCTTCTTGAATACTTTTTAAGTCATAAGTCTGAATTAATCACGCGCGAAGATTTACTTAGAGCTGTATGGGCTGAGGAGCCTACTCCTGAAAACATTCGTAAGGTTGATGTACATTTGAAGAACTTGCGAACCAAAATGAATATTTTTTCAATTGTCACAGTCCGAGGATGTGGCTATAAGTGGAATGAAGCATAG
- a CDS encoding sensor histidine kinase encodes MKHSKSSFLFGIALSVGYVVIIAYYVINLSNLPAQYRLEESKAVEKIEAEVSKSVDDYALTKENQFGTLAARYPLDLLVIENQKTIYQSSIALDDRNFFDIVSSKAVLYEAKGNLNSHEDDYQFFIRLYNFPDDIYLMPFLAKQIIILSFSFIIITLAFFFIMNSLIQPLKKAKVSLEHLQNYEFDQIKASDDVINQRLSNVSSQIDNAMIQASHRYTDFEKDLEISRQRLNNALVVSRSFVHDLKTPVHQQLMINELVIDNTNPSDTPSSVASMNIKHSTKLMERINEILKVLNQDNLTLEKNISNFDLIALTYTTLRSFGQSFSKKALMIDIDGPESLNIESNKVILQLLIHNLMSNIGHYALPESTVFISIRELSNSVEMIYENESSLKNLDRMKKSEFLFNVLNEDKEHQHSSGNGLFLIKDLANLAHGSYNLKTNNKNVFITITLPKERGEDDEETH; translated from the coding sequence ATGAAGCATAGTAAAAGTAGCTTTCTTTTCGGAATCGCGCTCTCTGTAGGCTATGTCGTTATAATAGCCTATTATGTTATAAATCTCAGCAACCTCCCTGCTCAATACCGGCTAGAGGAGTCTAAAGCTGTCGAAAAAATTGAAGCTGAAGTCAGCAAATCTGTTGATGATTATGCATTAACGAAAGAGAATCAATTTGGGACTCTTGCAGCACGGTATCCTCTTGATCTTCTTGTAATTGAGAATCAGAAAACCATCTATCAATCTTCAATAGCACTTGATGATAGAAATTTCTTCGACATTGTTTCTTCAAAAGCAGTATTATACGAAGCGAAAGGCAACTTGAATTCTCACGAAGATGATTATCAATTTTTTATACGTTTGTATAATTTCCCTGACGATATATATTTAATGCCTTTTCTAGCAAAACAAATAATTATTCTAAGCTTCTCGTTCATCATAATTACATTAGCATTTTTCTTTATTATGAATTCGCTTATACAACCATTAAAGAAAGCAAAAGTATCGCTAGAACATCTTCAAAATTACGAATTTGATCAAATCAAAGCCAGTGATGATGTGATCAATCAACGTCTTTCTAATGTCTCATCTCAAATTGATAATGCAATGATACAAGCATCACACCGTTATACTGACTTTGAAAAAGATTTAGAAATTAGTCGTCAACGTTTAAACAACGCTTTAGTTGTTTCACGTTCTTTCGTTCACGATTTAAAAACACCGGTGCACCAACAGTTGATGATTAATGAACTGGTAATTGATAACACTAATCCGTCAGATACTCCATCATCTGTTGCGTCTATGAACATAAAACATAGCACCAAACTCATGGAACGCATTAATGAAATTCTAAAAGTATTAAACCAAGATAATCTAACACTGGAAAAAAATATTTCAAATTTTGATTTAATCGCATTAACTTATACAACCTTACGTTCTTTCGGACAAAGTTTTTCAAAGAAAGCTTTAATGATTGACATTGATGGGCCCGAATCATTAAATATTGAATCCAATAAAGTTATTTTACAATTGTTGATTCATAATTTAATGTCGAATATCGGACATTACGCACTCCCTGAATCAACCGTTTTCATTTCTATTCGCGAACTTTCTAACTCTGTCGAAATGATTTATGAAAATGAAAGCAGTCTTAAGAATCTCGATCGCATGAAAAAATCCGAATTTCTATTTAACGTTCTAAATGAAGATAAAGAGCATCAACACAGTAGTGGAAATGGTCTCTTCCTAATTAAAGATCTCGCAAATTTAGCTCATGGATCATACAACCTCAAAACTAATAATAAGAATGTATTTATTACAATTACACTTCCAAAAGAACGTGGAGAAGATGATGAAGAAACTCACTAG
- a CDS encoding DUF4240 domain-containing protein, whose amino-acid sequence MNHNNFWAIIASIRNQSQNDDALFYFLFQKNIKNMAPQDLENFNLYFYGYLEALNESVWPIMLCQVVNDSIEYDTVRNFNLWVLSQGYGAYCTALDNPDMLGDVVTYIPYKNAQFPQLIDVVGEKGYGDIRVETPNYYRNLKWGNYKNTEHALLDISNVLPRMNAAVELYGMKNLSSEDVEKLLKKWGVNSNLFAEYKNSKEASKFTEIARNVCTEYFDIQESLHEIVELLTIQAHHLFYCAVNPFTHTSRIVRFNIDTKKKNDIYKSTCITKVTYVDRNQEFLVFFVDHGYENQSCEDMYLIYNINANTINRVKPQLSEPMTLLNKAILIEKDLYFSAKTNDPKSYDIYRYSTLTHTTFKMILNAGMLTRYEDTFIFGKINASDKVHFVRGIYEFSIEREQIITHNSNIFYNEVSIHGKEGIFGLREGLHVWLNCFDFESHKMCPLEFDDVIPLVYNERMLVGWMRVESGQKLVIIDRSTKKLYSLEKGVIYAFDKNHLDWISTDSYQKLIKINHLLY is encoded by the coding sequence ATGAATCATAATAATTTTTGGGCAATTATTGCATCCATTCGAAATCAAAGTCAGAATGATGATGCGTTGTTTTATTTCCTTTTCCAAAAAAATATTAAAAACATGGCTCCCCAAGATTTAGAAAATTTTAACTTATATTTTTATGGGTATCTCGAAGCCTTAAATGAGAGTGTTTGGCCCATCATGCTCTGTCAAGTCGTGAATGACTCAATTGAGTATGATACCGTTCGAAACTTTAACTTATGGGTTTTAAGTCAAGGCTACGGTGCTTATTGTACTGCCTTAGATAATCCAGATATGTTGGGAGATGTGGTAACATATATTCCATATAAAAATGCACAATTCCCACAGTTAATTGATGTTGTGGGTGAAAAAGGATATGGTGACATAAGGGTTGAGACACCAAACTATTATCGTAATCTAAAATGGGGAAACTACAAAAACACAGAACATGCGTTACTGGATATTTCAAATGTCCTTCCACGTATGAATGCTGCGGTGGAACTTTATGGTATGAAAAATTTATCCTCGGAAGATGTAGAGAAGTTACTTAAAAAATGGGGTGTTAATAGTAATTTATTTGCAGAATATAAAAATAGTAAGGAAGCATCAAAGTTTACTGAGATAGCTAGGAATGTATGTACTGAATATTTTGATATCCAAGAATCGCTCCATGAAATTGTGGAACTTTTGACGATTCAAGCGCACCACTTGTTTTACTGTGCAGTTAATCCATTTACCCATACAAGTAGAATCGTTCGTTTTAATATCGATACCAAGAAAAAAAATGATATTTATAAATCGACATGTATTACAAAAGTCACTTACGTCGACCGCAACCAAGAGTTTCTTGTTTTTTTTGTTGATCATGGCTATGAGAATCAAAGCTGTGAAGATATGTATTTGATTTACAATATAAATGCCAATACGATTAATCGGGTAAAACCACAGTTAAGTGAGCCAATGACATTACTGAATAAGGCAATTTTGATTGAAAAAGATTTATATTTTTCTGCTAAAACCAATGATCCAAAGTCATATGATATTTATCGATACAGTACGTTAACACACACAACATTTAAAATGATTTTAAATGCAGGGATGTTGACTCGGTATGAGGATACATTTATATTCGGAAAAATAAATGCTTCGGACAAAGTTCACTTTGTTCGTGGTATCTATGAATTTTCAATCGAGCGCGAGCAAATTATTACCCACAATTCAAACATATTTTACAATGAAGTTTCTATCCATGGAAAAGAAGGCATTTTTGGTTTGAGAGAAGGACTTCACGTCTGGTTGAATTGCTTCGATTTTGAAAGTCATAAAATGTGTCCCCTCGAATTTGATGATGTCATCCCACTTGTCTATAATGAGCGTATGTTGGTTGGATGGATGCGTGTTGAAAGTGGACAGAAGCTTGTAATCATTGATCGGTCTACGAAAAAATTATATAGTTTAGAAAAAGGGGTTATTTATGCTTTTGATAAGAATCATTTAGATTGGATAAGTACGGATTCCTATCAAAAATTAATAAAGATAAATCATTTGTTGTATTAA
- a CDS encoding alpha/beta hydrolase, whose protein sequence is MYDYLKVSNTDSLFYIKDIVPNPRGVVLMCHGFTNHSGDYDVYARELNKNNYSVYRYDMRGHGKTISEKGDIDTYKTYITDLHTMVRMATRENIHIPLFTLGFSMGGLVSALYGIEYPNSLSGQVFLGPAVGYVSGVRGPNRLGIKLASKLADDMLVKFTEDSLEINNPIKKETLEKDYMYTSKNPMRLSYFTVRFARSVFIDGAEDLMSRREFYRYPTFIAQGEEDPTVPKDVSESFYELIQSKDKTLKIYPGMRHVLYDEPNGMEVIQDTIDWLNNRTTSLK, encoded by the coding sequence ATGTATGATTATTTAAAAGTAAGCAATACAGATTCTCTTTTTTATATTAAAGATATCGTACCAAATCCCCGTGGTGTAGTGCTCATGTGTCATGGATTCACCAATCATTCGGGCGACTATGATGTATATGCACGTGAACTGAATAAAAACAACTACTCTGTATACCGTTACGATATGCGTGGTCACGGCAAGACCATTTCAGAAAAAGGTGATATTGACACGTATAAGACCTATATTACGGACCTACACACTATGGTTCGTATGGCAACTCGTGAAAACATTCATATCCCTTTATTTACCCTGGGATTTAGTATGGGTGGTCTTGTTTCAGCGCTCTATGGTATTGAGTACCCAAACAGCTTAAGTGGACAGGTATTCCTTGGGCCTGCGGTCGGTTATGTCAGTGGTGTTCGAGGTCCCAATCGACTGGGAATCAAACTGGCAAGTAAATTAGCTGATGATATGCTTGTGAAATTCACGGAGGACTCGTTGGAAATTAATAATCCAATCAAAAAAGAAACGCTGGAAAAAGATTATATGTATACCAGCAAAAATCCGATGCGTTTATCGTACTTTACCGTTCGTTTTGCACGATCAGTATTTATTGATGGGGCTGAAGATCTAATGAGTCGACGTGAATTTTATCGCTATCCAACCTTTATTGCGCAAGGAGAAGAAGATCCAACCGTTCCTAAAGATGTTTCGGAGTCTTTTTATGAATTAATTCAATCAAAGGATAAAACTTTAAAAATCTATCCCGGCATGCGGCATGTCCTATATGATGAGCCAAATGGGATGGAAGTCATTCAAGATACGATTGATTGGCTTAACAATCGCACAACCTCTCTAAAATAG
- a CDS encoding tRNA 2-thiocytidine biosynthesis TtcA family protein, whose amino-acid sequence MATHQNIILKTYRKDIWSKFMKGITHYQLIQANDCIGVCISGGKDSMLMALCFKILVQHSEVPFTVKYIVMDPGYNEVNRQRIYQNAHELELDIEMFDAKIFDYVDHIEKSPCYLCARMRRGHLYQFAEQLGCNKIALGHHYDDVIETTVMNLFYGGQFGTMMPRLKSTSHPDIELIRPLYLVRESSIIKWVNCTGLEFLQCACRFTERDEKLHHETESKRKEIKQFIQTYKAINPFIESNIFRSTENVNLNKVISYFDDETQHHFLDDFNEPNIQ is encoded by the coding sequence ATGGCAACACATCAAAATATAATACTCAAGACCTACCGTAAAGATATTTGGTCAAAATTTATGAAAGGTATTACACATTATCAACTGATTCAAGCCAATGATTGCATAGGAGTTTGCATATCAGGTGGCAAAGACAGTATGCTCATGGCACTGTGTTTCAAAATTCTTGTCCAACATTCAGAGGTTCCTTTTACCGTTAAATACATTGTTATGGATCCTGGATATAATGAAGTTAATCGTCAACGCATCTACCAAAATGCACATGAACTGGAACTCGATATTGAGATGTTTGATGCGAAAATATTTGACTATGTAGATCACATAGAAAAGAGTCCGTGTTATTTGTGTGCTCGAATGCGTAGGGGTCACTTGTACCAATTTGCAGAACAATTAGGTTGTAATAAAATTGCTTTGGGACATCATTATGATGATGTTATTGAAACGACTGTCATGAATCTGTTTTATGGGGGCCAATTTGGGACCATGATGCCACGTCTTAAATCCACAAGCCATCCAGATATCGAACTTATTCGTCCCTTGTATTTAGTTCGTGAGTCGTCAATTATCAAGTGGGTCAACTGTACGGGTCTTGAATTCTTGCAATGTGCGTGTCGTTTCACCGAACGCGATGAAAAACTGCATCATGAAACAGAAAGTAAACGTAAAGAAATAAAACAGTTTATCCAAACATACAAAGCCATTAACCCATTTATTGAATCGAATATTTTCAGGAGTACTGAGAACGTGAACCTTAATAAAGTCATTTCTTATTTTGATGATGAAACCCAACATCATTTTTTAGATGATTTCAATGAACCAAATATACAGTAA
- a CDS encoding IS30-like element ISErh4 family transposase, translating to MKYKQLDKKMKDQIDILLSIGYSMRKAARKLNISHSTISRYKNNVYKKRTIDIRDKYSHLIEYLHSHYDPKVHSVEVCLSNYKRYHPYKPCVTSQQVYNWINQGKLDIKPNRMCYKRRKRKKRISGMMNHLRWNLEEKTVLPISLRPKYIEERNEIGHLEIDSIIGKKHESAAIISIVDRCSRMTWLIKAEYRYDYYTSNLIRKFIEENNITTKSITVDNGLEFKTLGITAKRLGVKLYKCDPYCSFQRGTNERANAIVRRFIPKGKSMYDIAQQYLDDICFKINSMPRKIFDFKTAYEIDFNKSKSGAVEI from the coding sequence ATGAAGTATAAACAATTAGATAAAAAAATGAAAGACCAAATTGATATTCTATTAAGCATCGGCTATTCTATGCGCAAGGCAGCACGTAAACTCAATATATCTCATTCTACGATTTCTAGATATAAAAATAATGTCTATAAGAAACGAACGATTGATATCCGAGACAAATATTCCCACTTAATCGAATATCTGCATTCTCACTATGATCCTAAAGTTCATTCGGTAGAAGTATGTTTGAGTAACTATAAACGATATCATCCATATAAACCGTGTGTTACATCGCAGCAAGTCTATAACTGGATTAACCAAGGTAAACTTGATATAAAACCAAATAGAATGTGCTATAAACGTCGAAAACGCAAAAAAAGAATTAGTGGAATGATGAATCATTTAAGATGGAACTTGGAAGAGAAAACGGTGCTTCCAATTAGCCTTAGACCTAAATACATTGAGGAACGTAACGAGATTGGTCATCTCGAAATCGACTCTATAATCGGTAAGAAACATGAATCTGCAGCAATTATATCCATTGTAGACCGCTGCTCAAGAATGACCTGGCTTATTAAAGCAGAATATCGATATGACTATTACACATCAAACTTAATTCGAAAATTTATTGAAGAGAATAATATAACAACCAAATCAATAACAGTAGATAACGGACTTGAATTTAAAACACTAGGAATTACAGCCAAGCGGTTGGGTGTGAAACTATATAAGTGTGATCCATACTGTTCTTTTCAACGTGGAACCAATGAACGAGCGAATGCAATCGTTAGAAGGTTTATACCAAAAGGAAAATCAATGTATGATATAGCGCAACAATATCTTGATGATATTTGCTTCAAAATTAACTCAATGCCGCGAAAAATATTTGACTTCAAAACGGCCTATGAGATAGACTTTAATAAAAGTAAAAGTGGTGCGGTTGAGATTTGA